The Acidobacteriota bacterium genome includes a region encoding these proteins:
- the nuoL gene encoding NADH-quinone oxidoreductase subunit L — MRYLILIPLLPLAGALLNGLVGIRFFGKRTAALVACTTMGVSLALSVVAFFELLALAPEAREVTVTFARWIPPIALETAGGIGVFAVDWTFRLDPLSALMILVVTGIGFLIHVYATAYMLEESDGGYARFFSYMNLFAFFMLTLVLAGNFLVMFVGWEGVGLCSYLLIGFWYEKKSAADAGKKAFLVNRIGDFGFMLGMFLVFFTFGTLDFRAVAEAAAPMPIEAATFGVLSAICLLLFIGATGKSAQIPLYVWLPDAMEGPTPVSALIHAATMVTAGVYMVCRNAVLFTHAPMVMEIVAVVGVLTALMAATIGLVQTDIKRVLAYSTVSQLGYMFLATGVGAFAAGAFHLMTHAFFKALLFLGSGSVIHAMAGEQDMKRMGDLRRYLPVTFATMMIGTLAIAGMPPFSGFFSKDEILYRTFLSNKVLWGLAAVTAAMTAFYMFRLLSLTFYGAYRGPQWQHGHGHGDAGAGHDAAGGHGHGHGAWHGPHESPRAMTWVLVALAAGAVVAGFAGVPAALGGGNAIEHFLEPSFTARSAVVHAEVVHHSHAVELGLMAFSVLVALGGIWFAWRAYVARPEVSEALAERFGTAHRVLANKYYVDELYDATAVRGTMAGSRAAWTFDARVVDGTVNGSGWATRAASWLSHLADRYVVDGLVNATGHVLHEASFGFRRVQTGLIQNYALLMLVGVFAFVSLYLLLR, encoded by the coding sequence ATGCGCTACCTGATCCTGATTCCCCTGCTGCCCCTGGCCGGCGCCCTGCTCAACGGGCTCGTCGGCATCCGGTTCTTCGGCAAGCGCACGGCCGCGCTCGTCGCCTGCACGACGATGGGCGTGTCGCTGGCGCTGTCGGTCGTGGCGTTCTTCGAGCTGCTGGCGCTCGCGCCCGAGGCGCGCGAGGTCACCGTCACGTTCGCCCGGTGGATCCCGCCGATCGCCCTCGAGACGGCCGGCGGCATCGGCGTGTTCGCCGTGGACTGGACCTTCAGGCTCGACCCGCTGTCCGCGTTGATGATTCTCGTGGTCACCGGGATCGGGTTCCTCATCCACGTCTACGCCACCGCGTACATGCTCGAGGAGTCCGACGGCGGCTACGCCCGGTTCTTCAGCTACATGAACCTGTTCGCGTTCTTCATGCTGACGCTCGTGCTGGCGGGGAACTTCCTCGTGATGTTCGTCGGCTGGGAGGGCGTGGGACTGTGCTCGTACCTGCTCATCGGGTTCTGGTACGAGAAGAAGAGCGCCGCGGACGCGGGCAAGAAGGCGTTCCTCGTGAACCGGATCGGCGACTTCGGCTTCATGCTCGGCATGTTCCTGGTGTTCTTCACCTTCGGAACGCTCGACTTCCGCGCGGTGGCCGAGGCGGCGGCGCCCATGCCGATCGAGGCCGCGACCTTCGGCGTGCTCTCGGCCATCTGCCTGCTGCTCTTCATCGGCGCCACCGGCAAGAGCGCGCAGATTCCCCTGTACGTCTGGCTGCCCGACGCCATGGAGGGCCCGACGCCCGTCTCGGCTCTCATCCACGCCGCGACGATGGTGACGGCGGGCGTGTACATGGTGTGCCGCAACGCCGTGCTCTTCACCCACGCGCCGATGGTGATGGAGATCGTCGCCGTCGTCGGCGTGCTGACGGCGCTCATGGCGGCGACCATTGGCCTCGTCCAGACCGACATCAAGCGCGTGCTGGCCTACTCGACCGTGTCGCAGCTCGGATACATGTTCCTCGCCACCGGCGTCGGCGCGTTCGCCGCGGGCGCGTTCCACCTGATGACCCACGCCTTCTTCAAGGCGCTGCTCTTCCTCGGCAGCGGCTCGGTCATCCACGCCATGGCGGGCGAGCAGGACATGAAGCGCATGGGCGACCTGCGCCGCTACCTGCCGGTGACGTTCGCGACGATGATGATCGGCACGCTGGCGATTGCCGGCATGCCGCCCTTCTCGGGCTTCTTCAGCAAGGACGAGATTCTCTACCGCACCTTCCTCTCGAACAAGGTGCTCTGGGGGCTCGCCGCGGTGACGGCGGCCATGACGGCCTTCTACATGTTCCGCCTGCTGTCGCTCACCTTCTACGGCGCGTACCGGGGACCGCAGTGGCAGCACGGCCACGGCCACGGCGACGCCGGGGCGGGCCACGACGCGGCCGGCGGGCACGGCCACGGTCACGGCGCGTGGCACGGGCCGCACGAATCGCCCCGTGCGATGACGTGGGTGCTCGTGGCGCTCGCGGCCGGGGCCGTCGTGGCCGGGTTCGCCGGCGTGCCGGCGGCACTCGGCGGCGGCAACGCGATCGAACACTTTCTCGAGCCGTCGTTCACCGCGCGCTCGGCCGTCGTCCACGCCGAGGTCGTACACCACTCGCATGCCGTCGAGCTCGGCCTGATGGCGTTCTCGGTGCTCGTGGCACTCGGCGGCATCTGGTTCGCCTGGCGCGCCTACGTGGCCAGGCCCGAGGTGTCCGAGGCGCTGGCCGAGCGCTTCGGCACCGCCCATCGCGTGCTGGCCAACAAGTACTACGTCGACGAGCTGTACGACGCGACCGCCGTGCGCGGCACGATGGCGGGATCGCGGGCGGCGTGGACGTTCGACGCTCGCGTGGTCGACGGCACGGTGAACGGGTCGGGCTGGGCCACGCGCGCCGCGTCGTGGCTCTCGCACCTGGCCGACCGCTACGTCGTCGACGGGCTCGTCAACGCCACGGGCCACGTGCTGCACGAGGCGAGCTTCGGGTTCCGCCGCGTGCAGACGGGGCTCATCCAGAACTACGCGCTGCTCATGCTCGTGGGGGTGTTCGCCTTCGTGAGCCTGTACCTGCTGCTCCGATAA
- the nuoK gene encoding NADH-quinone oxidoreductase subunit NuoK: protein MEITPGHYVVLSAALFTIGLIGVVARRNLIVIFMSIELMLNAANINLIAFSHVYQHAMGQVFAIFVIAVAAAEAAVGLGIILAFYRNKETINIDEIRLMRW, encoded by the coding sequence ATGGAGATCACCCCCGGCCACTACGTCGTGCTCTCGGCGGCGCTGTTCACCATCGGCCTCATCGGAGTCGTCGCGCGCCGCAACCTGATCGTGATCTTCATGTCGATCGAGCTGATGCTGAACGCGGCGAACATCAACCTGATCGCCTTCTCGCACGTGTACCAGCACGCGATGGGCCAGGTCTTCGCCATCTTCGTCATCGCCGTCGCGGCCGCAGAGGCGGCCGTCGGGCTCGGGATCATCCTCGCGTTCTACCGGAACAAGGAGACGATCAACATCGACGAGATCCGGCTGATGCGGTGGTGA
- a CDS encoding NADH-quinone oxidoreductase subunit J, which translates to MGEAIAFYVLSALILVAAVVVVSSRNTVYSVLALVASFLFVAMLYVLLHAEFLAVIQVLVYAGGIVVLYLFVVMLVNLRRPEAHQDPRRRDRVGIALAGAVLVEFVAIGLYAFTRPLPAAEGVEATGVGVEEIGRMLYVDYLIPFELASILLLVAMVGAIVLAKREL; encoded by the coding sequence ATGGGCGAAGCGATTGCCTTCTACGTGCTCTCGGCGCTGATCCTCGTGGCGGCGGTGGTCGTCGTGTCGAGCCGGAACACGGTGTACAGCGTGCTGGCGCTCGTGGCCAGCTTCCTGTTCGTCGCGATGCTGTACGTGCTGCTGCACGCGGAGTTCCTCGCGGTGATCCAGGTCCTGGTCTACGCGGGCGGCATCGTCGTGCTGTACCTGTTCGTCGTGATGCTCGTGAACCTGCGGCGGCCGGAAGCCCACCAGGATCCGCGCCGCCGCGACCGCGTCGGCATCGCCCTCGCCGGCGCCGTGCTCGTCGAGTTCGTGGCGATCGGGCTCTACGCGTTCACCAGGCCGCTGCCGGCGGCCGAGGGGGTCGAGGCCACGGGCGTGGGGGTCGAGGAGATCGGCCGCATGCTCTACGTCGACTACCTGATCCCGTTCGAACTGGCGTCGATTCTCCTGCTCGTGGCGATGGTCGGCGCGATCGTGCTCGCGAAGCGGGAGCTGTGA
- the nuoH gene encoding NADH-quinone oxidoreductase subunit NuoH, whose amino-acid sequence MVETVVVPLLKIAVLLIGVLTAVAYLVLLERKVQAWVQVRLGPMRVGPHGVLQPVADVLKLLIKEDITPARADKVIYTLAPIIILVPALVVFAVVPFGPETEIFGYAVPLYISDINVGLLYIVAVASLGVYGTILGGWASNSKYPLLASLRASAQLVSYEVAIIMTLVSLIVMAGSLSMVQIVEAQRAAGVWFVFVQPVAFVIFFIGGLAETNRAPFDLPEAEQELVGGFHTEYSGIRFALFFLAEYANMIVISTVATTLFLGGWLRPLPNVEWLSALDVVPGWIWFLLKTFLFLFVFLWVRATLPRYRYDQLMRLGWKVLIPLALANLIVTAIIKVLI is encoded by the coding sequence ATGGTCGAAACCGTCGTCGTTCCCCTGCTCAAGATCGCGGTGCTGCTCATCGGCGTGCTGACGGCCGTGGCGTACCTCGTGTTGCTCGAGCGCAAGGTCCAGGCCTGGGTCCAGGTGCGGCTCGGGCCGATGCGCGTCGGGCCGCACGGCGTGCTCCAGCCCGTGGCCGACGTGCTGAAGCTCCTCATCAAGGAGGACATCACGCCGGCGCGCGCCGACAAGGTGATCTACACGCTGGCGCCGATCATCATCCTCGTGCCGGCGCTCGTCGTCTTCGCCGTCGTGCCGTTCGGGCCCGAGACCGAGATCTTCGGCTACGCGGTGCCGCTCTACATCTCGGACATCAACGTCGGCCTCCTCTACATCGTCGCGGTCGCCTCGCTGGGCGTGTACGGGACGATCCTCGGCGGGTGGGCCTCGAACAGCAAGTACCCGCTGCTGGCGAGCCTGCGGGCGTCGGCGCAGCTCGTGAGCTACGAGGTCGCCATCATCATGACGCTCGTCAGTCTGATCGTGATGGCCGGCTCGCTCAGCATGGTGCAGATCGTCGAGGCGCAGCGCGCGGCCGGCGTGTGGTTCGTCTTCGTGCAGCCGGTGGCGTTCGTGATCTTCTTCATCGGTGGCCTCGCCGAGACCAACCGCGCGCCGTTCGATCTGCCCGAGGCCGAGCAGGAGCTCGTCGGCGGCTTCCACACCGAGTACAGCGGCATCCGCTTCGCGCTGTTCTTCCTGGCCGAGTACGCCAACATGATCGTCATCTCGACGGTCGCGACGACGCTCTTCCTCGGCGGGTGGCTGCGGCCGCTGCCGAACGTCGAGTGGCTCTCGGCGCTCGACGTGGTGCCAGGGTGGATCTGGTTCCTGCTGAAGACGTTCCTGTTCCTGTTCGTCTTCCTGTGGGTGCGGGCCACGCTGCCGCGGTACCGGTACGATCAGTTGATGCGGCTCGGGTGGAAGGTGCTCATCCCGCTCGCGCTGGCGAACCTCATCGTGACGGCCATCATCAAGGTGCTGATCTAG